In a single window of the Micromonospora inositola genome:
- a CDS encoding MmcQ/YjbR family DNA-binding protein, whose amino-acid sequence MTGPGDVPPEILDRLRPVCLGLPEAYEEPAWVGTRWRIRKRTFAHVLTVDPDHQAAYARAAATDQPICVLTFRSPGDEIAALIAGGHPFFKPDWGADVVGMVLDDGVDWDEVAELLTESYCVLAPKRLAALVDRPFELG is encoded by the coding sequence ATGACCGGCCCTGGCGACGTCCCACCCGAGATCCTCGACCGGCTCCGGCCCGTCTGCCTCGGGCTGCCGGAGGCCTACGAGGAGCCGGCGTGGGTGGGAACGCGCTGGCGGATCCGCAAACGCACGTTCGCCCACGTGCTCACGGTCGACCCCGACCACCAGGCGGCCTACGCCCGAGCCGCCGCGACCGACCAGCCGATCTGCGTGCTGACGTTCCGGTCGCCCGGCGACGAGATCGCCGCGCTGATCGCTGGCGGCCATCCGTTCTTCAAGCCGGACTGGGGCGCCGACGTCGTCGGCATGGTGCTCGACGACGGCGTTGACTGGGACGAGGTCGCCGAGCTGCTCACGGAAAGCTACTGCGTCCTGGCGCCGAAGAGGCTGGCCGCCCTGGTCGACCGGCCGTTCGAGCTCGGATAG
- a CDS encoding WD40/YVTN/BNR-like repeat-containing protein, giving the protein MSGVRVLVGTRKGAFTLTSDGRRGDWTVDGPHFGGWEIFHLTGSPADPNRLYASQSGGWFGQLIQRSDDGGRTWTAVGNDFAYSGEVGEHLWYDGTPRPWEFKRIWHLEPSRDDPDTVYAGAEDAALYVTTDGGQKWTELTALRTHPTGPAWQPGAGGMCLHTIILDPVNKDRIYVAISAAGAFRSDDAGASWLPINKGLRSGEIPDQDSEVGHCVHHITQHPARPDTLFMQKHWDVMRSDDAGANWREVSGNLPSDFGFPIAVHAHEPETVYVVPIKSDSEHFPPEGKLRVYRSRTGGEDWEPLTKGLPQSDCYVNVYRDAMAVDTLDPCGIYFGTTGGQVYHSADGGDSWAPIVRDLPAVLSVEAQVLP; this is encoded by the coding sequence ATGAGCGGCGTACGGGTGCTGGTAGGTACGCGCAAGGGCGCGTTCACGTTGACCTCGGACGGCAGGCGCGGCGACTGGACGGTCGACGGACCTCATTTCGGCGGCTGGGAGATCTTCCACCTCACCGGGTCGCCGGCCGACCCCAACCGGCTCTACGCGTCCCAGTCCGGCGGCTGGTTCGGGCAGTTGATCCAGCGCTCGGACGACGGCGGCAGGACCTGGACCGCGGTCGGCAACGACTTCGCCTACTCCGGCGAGGTCGGCGAGCACCTGTGGTACGACGGCACCCCACGCCCGTGGGAGTTCAAGCGCATCTGGCACCTCGAGCCGTCCCGCGACGACCCCGACACCGTGTACGCGGGAGCGGAGGACGCCGCCCTCTACGTCACCACCGACGGCGGTCAGAAGTGGACGGAGCTCACCGCCCTTCGTACCCACCCGACCGGACCCGCCTGGCAGCCCGGCGCCGGCGGCATGTGCCTGCACACGATCATCCTGGACCCGGTGAACAAGGACCGGATCTACGTCGCCATCTCGGCGGCGGGTGCGTTCCGTAGCGACGACGCCGGCGCCAGCTGGCTGCCGATCAACAAGGGCCTGCGCTCCGGGGAGATCCCCGACCAGGACTCCGAGGTCGGCCACTGCGTGCACCACATCACCCAGCACCCGGCCCGGCCGGACACCCTGTTCATGCAGAAGCACTGGGACGTCATGCGCAGCGACGACGCCGGTGCGAACTGGCGTGAGGTCAGCGGCAACCTGCCGTCGGACTTCGGGTTCCCGATCGCGGTGCACGCGCACGAGCCGGAGACCGTCTACGTCGTGCCGATCAAGAGCGACTCCGAGCATTTCCCGCCGGAGGGCAAGCTGCGCGTCTACCGCAGCCGCACCGGTGGCGAGGACTGGGAGCCGTTGACCAAGGGTCTGCCTCAGTCCGACTGCTACGTCAACGTGTACCGCGACGCGATGGCGGTCGACACGCTCGACCCGTGCGGGATCTACTTCGGCACCACCGGTGGCCAGGTCTACCACTCGGCCGACGGAGGCGACAGCTGGGCGCCGATCGTACGGGACCTGCCGGCGGTGCTGTCCGTGGAAGCCCAGGTGCTGCCGTGA
- a CDS encoding MoaD/ThiS family protein, whose amino-acid sequence MIRVVLPAHLKNLAHVTGEVRLEVGGPVTQRLVLDTLEAQYPMLLGTIRDRHSGKRRAFVRFYACEEDLSNDSPDAPLPERVVAGEEPFIILGAMAGG is encoded by the coding sequence GTGATCCGGGTCGTCCTCCCGGCCCACCTGAAGAACCTGGCTCACGTCACCGGCGAGGTACGTCTCGAGGTGGGCGGTCCGGTCACCCAGCGCCTGGTGCTGGACACCCTCGAGGCGCAATACCCGATGCTGCTCGGCACGATCCGCGACCGCCACAGCGGCAAGCGCCGCGCGTTCGTCCGCTTCTACGCCTGCGAGGAGGACCTGTCCAACGACTCGCCCGACGCACCACTGCCTGAGCGGGTCGTCGCAGGCGAGGAACCGTTCATCATCCTCGGGGCGATGGCCGGGGGATAG
- a CDS encoding TIGR03619 family F420-dependent LLM class oxidoreductase has protein sequence MEVGFAPPVSGSWATPENMIHVARRAEQLGYHSLWAFQRLLVPADLGWSETYHSVQDPLTTLAFLAAHTTRIRLGVAVLNMPFISPVVLAKQTATLDILAGGRLDVGLGLGWADEEYQATGASKHRRGHRAEEFLAVLRALWQNDVAEHRGEFYQVPPTRLEPKPVQRPHPPILLGGHAPAALRRAGRFADGWVSGSQADLTGIGAAVATVRAAAADAGRDPRSLRFVCRGAVRVRPTGSAGREPLTGTLEQIRSDLGRLSEAGITELFVDLNFDPEIGAPRADAQASLRRADEVLDALAPTR, from the coding sequence GTGGAGGTTGGATTCGCGCCACCCGTCTCCGGCTCGTGGGCCACCCCGGAGAACATGATCCACGTCGCCCGCCGTGCCGAGCAGCTCGGATACCACTCGCTGTGGGCCTTCCAGCGCCTGCTGGTGCCCGCCGACCTCGGCTGGAGCGAGACGTACCACAGCGTCCAGGACCCGCTGACAACGCTGGCGTTCCTGGCGGCCCACACCACGCGGATCCGGCTCGGCGTCGCGGTGCTCAACATGCCGTTCATCTCCCCGGTGGTGCTCGCCAAGCAGACCGCGACTCTCGACATCCTCGCCGGCGGACGGCTCGACGTCGGACTCGGTCTCGGCTGGGCGGACGAGGAATATCAGGCGACGGGTGCGAGCAAGCATCGGCGCGGCCATCGGGCCGAGGAGTTCCTCGCCGTCCTTCGCGCCCTCTGGCAGAACGACGTCGCCGAGCATCGCGGCGAGTTCTACCAGGTCCCGCCGACGCGTCTGGAGCCGAAGCCGGTGCAGCGGCCGCACCCGCCGATCCTGCTCGGCGGCCACGCGCCCGCGGCGCTGCGCCGGGCGGGCCGGTTCGCCGACGGCTGGGTCAGCGGCAGCCAGGCGGACCTGACGGGCATCGGCGCGGCGGTCGCGACGGTCAGGGCCGCCGCGGCGGACGCCGGGCGCGATCCCCGTTCGTTGCGCTTCGTCTGCCGTGGCGCCGTCCGGGTACGTCCGACGGGTTCGGCCGGGCGCGAGCCGCTCACCGGCACGCTCGAGCAGATCCGGTCGGATCTCGGCAGGCTTTCCGAAGCCGGCATCACCGAACTGTTCGTCGACCTCAACTTCGATCCGGAGATCGGCGCACCCCGCGCGGACGCCCAGGCGTCGCTGCGACGGGCCGACGAGGTGCTCGACGCCCTCGCCCCGACCCGCTGA
- a CDS encoding TIGR03668 family PPOX class F420-dependent oxidoreductase translates to MPADELRHRVGSARVARLATVGADGRPHLVPVCFVLLGDVVYHAVDEKPKRHRRLRRLENIRATGSACLLIDEYDEDWSWLWWVRLDGHGWLVEDRGEEAAARAALADKYPQYVQRPPVGPVVAVRVTRWSAWSASDAGPAG, encoded by the coding sequence GTGCCCGCCGACGAACTCCGGCATCGGGTCGGGTCGGCCCGGGTGGCCCGGCTGGCCACCGTCGGGGCCGACGGCCGTCCGCACCTGGTGCCGGTGTGCTTCGTCCTGCTCGGCGACGTCGTCTACCACGCGGTCGACGAGAAGCCCAAGCGCCACCGGCGGCTCCGCCGGCTGGAGAACATCCGGGCGACGGGGTCTGCCTGCCTGCTGATCGACGAGTATGACGAGGACTGGTCGTGGCTGTGGTGGGTCCGGCTGGACGGGCACGGCTGGCTGGTGGAGGACCGCGGGGAGGAGGCCGCGGCCCGCGCGGCGCTGGCCGACAAATATCCGCAGTACGTCCAGCGTCCACCGGTCGGGCCGGTGGTCGCGGTGCGGGTGACCCGCTGGTCGGCGTGGTCCGCCTCGGACGCGGGCCCGGCCGGGTGA
- a CDS encoding TIGR03842 family LLM class F420-dependent oxidoreductase — MDFGVVLQTDPPARDVVAGLTAAEDNGFRYGWTFDSCVLWQEPFVIYSQVLAATKHLIVGPMVTNPSTRDWSVTASLFATLNDMFGNRTVCGIGRGDSARRVIGQPPASLATLKRAMHVIKELAEGNEVEHHGTPVRIPWVRDGRLEIWMAAYGPKALRLVGEQADGFILQTADADIARWTIGSVREAATAAGRDPDSITMCVAAPAYVGTDLGHQRDQLRWFGGMVGNHVADLVARYGDSGVVPKALTDYIRGREGYDYAHHGRVGHPSTSFVPDEIVDRFCLLGPESAHIDRLQELKEIGVHNFALYLMHDDKENTLSSYGKGVISHV; from the coding sequence GTGGACTTCGGTGTCGTACTTCAGACCGACCCGCCCGCTCGCGACGTCGTGGCGGGCCTCACCGCCGCCGAGGACAACGGGTTCCGCTACGGGTGGACGTTCGACTCCTGCGTGCTGTGGCAGGAGCCGTTCGTCATCTACTCGCAGGTCCTCGCCGCGACCAAGCACCTGATCGTCGGACCGATGGTGACCAACCCGAGCACCCGCGACTGGTCGGTCACCGCGTCGCTCTTCGCCACGCTCAACGACATGTTCGGCAACCGCACGGTGTGCGGGATCGGCCGCGGCGACTCGGCCCGGCGGGTCATCGGTCAGCCGCCGGCGAGCCTGGCCACGCTGAAAAGGGCCATGCACGTGATCAAGGAGCTGGCCGAAGGCAACGAGGTCGAACACCACGGCACGCCGGTGCGCATCCCGTGGGTGCGTGACGGCAGGCTGGAGATCTGGATGGCCGCCTACGGCCCGAAAGCGCTGCGGCTGGTCGGCGAGCAGGCCGACGGCTTCATCCTGCAGACGGCCGATGCCGACATCGCCCGGTGGACGATCGGCTCGGTACGCGAGGCGGCCACCGCCGCAGGCCGAGATCCCGACTCGATCACGATGTGCGTGGCAGCACCGGCGTACGTGGGCACGGACCTCGGGCACCAGCGGGACCAACTGCGCTGGTTCGGCGGCATGGTCGGCAACCACGTGGCCGACCTGGTCGCCCGCTACGGCGACTCCGGAGTCGTGCCGAAGGCGCTCACCGACTACATCAGGGGCCGCGAGGGCTACGACTATGCACACCACGGCCGCGTCGGCCATCCGTCCACCTCGTTTGTCCCCGACGAGATCGTCGACCGGTTCTGCCTGCTCGGACCCGAGTCGGCCCATATCGACCGGCTGCAGGAACTCAAGGAGATCGGGGTGCACAACTTCGCCCTCTACCTCATGCACGACGACAAGGAGAACACCCTCTCCTCGTATGGCAAGGGGGTAATTTCGCACGTCTAG
- the hydA gene encoding dihydropyrimidinase gives MSILIRNGTVVNATGAYPADVLVEGERIAALAAPDSGLAQQWASGAERVIDAAGKYVVPGGIDGHTHMEMPFGGTFSADTFETGTIAAAWGGTTTIVDFAVQAKGTSLLSALDKWHSKADGNCAIDYGFHMIVSDVNDTSLKEMESCIDAGVNTFKMFMAYPGVFYATDGEILRAMQKARDTGSMIMMHAENGIAIDQLVAQALASQRTDPVQHGLTRPPELEGEATSRAIALAKVTGSPLYIVHLSAAHALDAVTQARDTGQNVFAETCPQYLFLSLEDLAKPDFEGAKYVASPPLRPREHQAELWRGLRTNDLSLVSTDHCPFCFKDQKELGRGDFSKIPNGMPGVEHRMDLLYQGVVKGEITLPRWVEISSTTPARMFGLYPRKGVIAPGADADITVYDPTAQQTISASTHHMNVDYSAYEGMELTGKVSTVLSRGRVVVHDNAFHGAAGHGRFLKRDLSQYLV, from the coding sequence GTGAGCATCCTCATCCGCAACGGAACAGTCGTCAACGCCACCGGCGCGTACCCGGCCGACGTGCTGGTGGAGGGCGAGCGGATCGCCGCGCTCGCCGCGCCGGACTCCGGTCTGGCCCAGCAGTGGGCGTCCGGCGCCGAGCGCGTGATCGACGCCGCCGGGAAGTACGTCGTGCCCGGCGGCATCGACGGCCACACCCACATGGAGATGCCCTTCGGCGGCACGTTCTCGGCGGACACCTTCGAGACCGGGACGATCGCGGCAGCCTGGGGCGGCACGACGACGATCGTGGACTTCGCCGTACAGGCCAAGGGAACGTCCCTGCTGTCCGCGCTCGACAAATGGCACAGCAAGGCCGACGGCAACTGCGCGATCGACTACGGCTTCCACATGATCGTGTCGGACGTCAACGACACGTCACTGAAGGAGATGGAGTCCTGCATCGACGCGGGCGTGAACACCTTCAAGATGTTCATGGCCTATCCCGGGGTCTTCTACGCAACCGACGGCGAGATCCTGCGGGCAATGCAGAAAGCCCGGGACACCGGATCGATGATCATGATGCATGCGGAGAACGGCATCGCGATCGACCAGCTCGTGGCGCAGGCGCTCGCCAGCCAGCGCACCGATCCGGTGCAGCACGGGCTGACCCGGCCGCCCGAGCTGGAGGGCGAGGCGACCTCCCGGGCGATCGCGCTGGCCAAGGTCACCGGCTCACCGCTGTACATCGTGCACCTGTCCGCCGCGCACGCCCTGGACGCGGTCACCCAGGCCCGCGACACGGGCCAGAACGTGTTCGCGGAGACCTGCCCGCAGTATCTGTTCCTGTCATTGGAGGATCTGGCCAAGCCCGACTTCGAGGGCGCGAAGTACGTCGCCTCTCCCCCGTTGCGACCCCGGGAGCACCAGGCGGAACTGTGGCGAGGCCTGCGCACCAACGACCTGTCGCTGGTGTCCACCGACCACTGCCCCTTCTGCTTCAAGGACCAGAAGGAACTGGGCCGGGGCGACTTCTCCAAGATCCCGAACGGGATGCCGGGCGTCGAGCACCGGATGGACCTGCTCTATCAGGGCGTCGTGAAAGGCGAGATCACTCTGCCGCGCTGGGTGGAGATCAGCTCGACCACGCCCGCCAGGATGTTCGGCCTCTACCCGCGCAAGGGCGTCATCGCGCCGGGCGCGGACGCGGACATCACGGTGTACGACCCGACGGCCCAGCAGACCATATCGGCCAGCACCCACCACATGAACGTGGACTATTCCGCGTACGAGGGCATGGAGCTGACCGGGAAGGTCTCCACCGTGCTGTCCCGCGGTCGGGTCGTGGTCCACGACAACGCCTTCCACGGCGCGGCCGGGCACGGCAGGTTCCTGAAGCGCGATCTCAGTCAATATCTGGTCTGA
- a CDS encoding nitrilase-related carbon-nitrogen hydrolase has protein sequence MSNIIRAGLVQQKWTGDKDSMIANAVEAIRSAASQGAQVVCLQELFYGPYFCQVQDADYYSYTEAIPDGPTTALMREVAEQHGVVLIVPMYEQEQPGVYFNTAAVIDADGTYLGKHRKNHIPQVKGFWEKFYFRPGNLGYPVFDTAVGRIGVYICYERHFPEGWRALGLAGARIVFNPSATSRGLSEYLWRLEQPAAAVANEYYVGTINRVGVEPLGDNDFYGQSYFVDPRGQLVGDAASDTEEEIVVRDLDMDRLAEVRDLWAFYRDRRPDTYESLVKP, from the coding sequence ATGAGCAACATCATCCGAGCCGGGCTGGTGCAGCAGAAGTGGACCGGTGACAAGGATTCCATGATCGCGAACGCGGTCGAGGCGATCCGCAGCGCCGCGTCGCAGGGCGCACAGGTCGTCTGCCTGCAGGAGTTGTTCTACGGCCCGTACTTCTGCCAGGTCCAGGACGCGGACTACTACTCGTACACGGAGGCGATCCCGGACGGGCCGACGACGGCGCTGATGCGCGAGGTCGCCGAGCAGCACGGCGTGGTCCTGATCGTGCCGATGTACGAGCAGGAACAGCCGGGCGTCTACTTCAACACCGCCGCGGTGATCGACGCCGACGGCACCTACCTCGGCAAGCACCGGAAGAACCACATTCCGCAGGTGAAAGGCTTCTGGGAGAAGTTCTACTTCAGGCCGGGAAACCTCGGATATCCGGTGTTCGACACCGCCGTCGGCCGCATCGGCGTCTACATCTGCTACGAGCGGCACTTCCCGGAAGGCTGGCGCGCACTGGGGCTGGCCGGGGCGAGGATCGTCTTCAACCCCTCCGCCACAAGCCGCGGCCTGTCCGAGTACCTCTGGCGACTGGAGCAGCCCGCCGCCGCGGTCGCCAACGAGTACTACGTCGGCACGATCAACCGGGTGGGCGTGGAGCCGTTGGGCGACAACGACTTCTACGGCCAGTCCTACTTCGTCGACCCGCGCGGTCAACTTGTCGGCGACGCCGCGTCGGACACCGAGGAGGAGATCGTGGTCCGCGACCTCGACATGGACAGGCTGGCCGAGGTCCGCGACCTGTGGGCGTTCTACCGCGACCGCCGGCCGGACACGTACGAGTCGCTGGTGAAGCCGTGA
- a CDS encoding NCS1 family nucleobase:cation symporter-1, which yields MAVEPLPPTETTAVAPGTQITHPDGRVELRDFSTIADSPYFNEELAPVPIEKRTWTTYNFAALWIGMAHNIPTYLLAAGLIQLGMNWVQAFLTITLGNLLVLIPMLLNSHAGTKYGIPFPVFARAFYGVRGANLAALLRAFIACGWFGIQTWIGGEAIYAIAGKLLGSWWVDAATVMDHPWTLWASFFLFWVIEMAIIWRGMDTLRRFENWAAPFVIVVAVALLIWVMVQAGGLGPILSQPSKLGWGVDFWKLFAPALMGMIAFWATLSLNIPDFTRFGGSQRQQAYGQILGLPTTMSFFAILSIMITSGTAVIYGEAIWDPIQLAAKFENPLVVALGLFTVVVATLSVNVAANTVSPAYDFSNAAPRLVSFRTGGLITGVLGILIQPWRLVQDPNIYIFVWLGFYGGLLGAVAGVLIAGYWVRNRTSLQLPALYRPEGRYWFSGGWNWAGIVATVVGAVLAVGGAYSAPGKGPFPEGGLIPFLKPLYDYSWVVGLIGGFLVYLALSMPSASHAKGEDR from the coding sequence ATGGCCGTTGAACCCCTCCCCCCCACCGAAACCACCGCGGTCGCGCCGGGCACCCAGATCACCCATCCGGACGGCCGAGTCGAGCTGCGGGACTTCTCCACGATCGCCGACAGCCCTTACTTCAACGAAGAACTCGCCCCGGTGCCCATCGAGAAGCGCACCTGGACCACGTACAACTTCGCGGCGCTGTGGATCGGCATGGCGCACAACATCCCGACCTATCTGCTCGCCGCCGGCCTGATCCAGCTCGGCATGAACTGGGTGCAGGCGTTCCTCACGATCACGCTGGGCAATCTGCTCGTCCTGATCCCGATGCTGCTGAACAGCCATGCGGGCACGAAGTACGGCATCCCGTTCCCGGTCTTCGCCCGCGCGTTCTACGGAGTCCGCGGCGCCAACCTCGCGGCCCTGCTCCGCGCCTTCATCGCGTGCGGCTGGTTCGGCATCCAGACCTGGATCGGCGGCGAGGCGATCTACGCGATCGCCGGCAAACTGCTGGGCTCCTGGTGGGTCGACGCGGCGACGGTCATGGACCACCCGTGGACGCTGTGGGCGTCGTTCTTCCTGTTCTGGGTGATCGAGATGGCGATCATCTGGCGGGGCATGGACACCCTGCGGCGCTTCGAGAACTGGGCGGCGCCGTTCGTCATCGTGGTCGCCGTCGCCCTGCTGATCTGGGTCATGGTCCAGGCGGGCGGGCTCGGCCCGATCCTGTCCCAGCCGTCGAAGCTGGGCTGGGGCGTCGACTTCTGGAAGCTGTTCGCGCCGGCACTGATGGGGATGATCGCCTTCTGGGCGACCCTCTCGCTGAACATCCCCGACTTCACCCGATTCGGTGGCAGCCAGCGGCAGCAGGCGTACGGCCAGATTCTCGGGCTGCCCACCACGATGTCGTTCTTCGCCATCCTGTCCATCATGATCACCTCGGGCACGGCCGTGATCTACGGCGAGGCGATCTGGGATCCCATCCAGCTGGCCGCGAAGTTCGAGAACCCGCTGGTCGTCGCGCTCGGCCTGTTCACCGTCGTGGTGGCCACGCTGTCGGTGAACGTCGCGGCGAACACGGTCAGCCCGGCGTACGACTTCTCCAACGCCGCGCCACGACTGGTCAGCTTCCGTACCGGAGGCCTGATTACCGGCGTGCTCGGCATCCTGATCCAGCCGTGGCGCCTGGTGCAGGACCCCAACATCTACATCTTCGTCTGGCTCGGGTTCTACGGCGGCCTGCTCGGCGCGGTCGCCGGCGTGCTCATCGCCGGGTACTGGGTCCGCAACCGCACCAGCCTCCAGTTGCCCGCCCTCTACCGCCCCGAGGGCAGGTACTGGTTCTCCGGCGGCTGGAACTGGGCCGGGATCGTCGCCACCGTCGTCGGCGCGGTCCTCGCGGTGGGCGGCGCCTACTCCGCACCCGGCAAGGGGCCGTTCCCGGAGGGCGGTCTCATCCCGTTCCTCAAGCCGCTCTACGACTACAGCTGGGTGGTCGGTCTGATCGGCGGGTTCCTCGTCTACCTGGCGCTGTCGATGCCGAGCGCCAGCCACGCGAAGGGGGAAGACAGATGA